One genomic window of Niveibacterium sp. SC-1 includes the following:
- the mog gene encoding molybdopterin adenylyltransferase, which yields MAGDLLRVGLVSISDRASSGVYEDKGLPALREWLESAIATPLAIESRLIPDEQALIETTLIELADAAGCHLVLTTGGTGPAPRDVTPDATLAVADREMPGFGEQMRQISLKFVPTAILSRQVGAIRGSTLILNLPGQPKAIRETLEGLKDEQGTSLVPGIFAAVPYCIDLIGGPYVETHEAVVKAFRPKSAQRPAGT from the coding sequence ATGGCCGGCGATCTGCTGCGCGTCGGACTGGTCTCGATCAGCGACCGCGCCTCCAGCGGCGTGTACGAGGACAAAGGCCTGCCCGCGCTGCGGGAATGGCTGGAGTCGGCGATCGCCACGCCGCTCGCGATCGAATCGCGCCTGATCCCCGATGAACAGGCGCTGATCGAGACGACGCTGATCGAACTCGCCGACGCCGCAGGCTGCCACTTGGTGCTCACCACCGGCGGCACCGGCCCGGCGCCCCGCGACGTTACGCCCGACGCAACGCTGGCCGTGGCCGACCGCGAGATGCCCGGATTCGGCGAACAGATGCGCCAGATCAGCCTGAAGTTCGTGCCCACCGCCATCCTCTCGCGCCAGGTCGGCGCTATCCGCGGCAGCACCCTGATCCTCAACCTGCCAGGGCAGCCCAAGGCGATCCGCGAGACTCTGGAAGGGCTCAAGGACGAGCAGGGCACGAGCCTCGTGCCGGGCATCTTTGCGGCCGTGCCGTATTGCATCGACCTGATCGGTGGGCCGTATGTGGAGACGCATGAGGCGGTGGTGAAGGCGTTTCGGCCGAAGAGCGCGCAGCGGCCTGCCGGCACGTAG
- a CDS encoding TRAP transporter small permease subunit has protein sequence MKALLLLSRGIDLVNEKIGRASIWLILVMTLISAINAVMRKAFDLSSNAFLEVQWYLFSAVFLFCAAYALQKNAHVRIDVLYGRFSRRTQVWIDILGTVFFLLPMALMILWLSWPVFVTSLRTHEISPNAGGLPFWPARLLVPVGFAMLILQALSEIVKRIAFLTGAGPDPAAGEAGPSEEEALAEEIRKLRAASGEGAK, from the coding sequence TTGAAAGCCTTGCTGCTGCTATCGCGGGGAATAGACCTCGTGAACGAGAAGATCGGGCGCGCCTCGATCTGGCTCATCCTGGTCATGACATTGATCTCGGCCATCAATGCCGTGATGCGCAAGGCCTTCGACCTGAGTTCCAACGCCTTCCTCGAAGTGCAGTGGTATCTGTTCTCGGCGGTGTTCCTGTTCTGTGCCGCCTACGCCCTGCAGAAGAATGCGCACGTACGGATCGACGTGCTGTACGGCCGCTTCTCGCGCCGCACGCAGGTCTGGATCGACATCCTCGGCACGGTCTTCTTCCTGCTGCCGATGGCGTTGATGATCCTGTGGCTGTCCTGGCCGGTGTTCGTCACCAGCCTGCGCACTCACGAAATCTCCCCCAATGCGGGCGGCCTGCCTTTCTGGCCCGCGCGACTGCTGGTGCCGGTCGGCTTCGCGATGCTGATCCTGCAGGCGCTCTCCGAAATCGTGAAGCGCATTGCCTTCCTCACGGGCGCAGGACCCGACCCAGCCGCCGGAGAGGCCGGTCCATCCGAAGAGGAGGCTCTTGCGGAGGAGATCCGCAAGCTGCGTGCAGCGAGCGGGGAGGGGGCGAAATGA
- the yjgA gene encoding ribosome biogenesis factor YjgA, whose product MNRPDPNRVIEERPSKSQRKRDSTALQDIGAELGELSKERLAKVPMSERLRDAMEELLRVTKHEARRRQLQYIGKLMRDEDVAPIREALDALAGVSRAEIARQHKLENLRERLLEDEAVLGEIASEFPDADLQHLRNLRRNALKEREASKPPRSYRELFKVLRALSQPGRAAEDEDGDFEDEIEDE is encoded by the coding sequence ATGAACCGCCCCGATCCGAACCGCGTCATCGAAGAACGCCCCAGCAAATCGCAGCGCAAGCGCGACTCCACCGCCCTGCAGGACATCGGTGCCGAGCTGGGCGAATTGTCCAAGGAACGCCTTGCCAAGGTGCCCATGTCCGAGCGCCTGCGCGATGCCATGGAAGAACTCCTGCGCGTCACCAAGCACGAGGCACGGCGGCGCCAGTTGCAGTACATCGGCAAGCTGATGCGCGACGAGGACGTGGCGCCGATCCGCGAGGCGCTCGATGCCCTGGCAGGCGTTTCGCGCGCCGAGATCGCCCGCCAGCACAAGCTGGAAAACCTGCGTGAGCGCCTGCTCGAGGACGAAGCCGTGCTCGGCGAGATCGCCAGCGAATTCCCTGACGCCGACCTGCAGCACCTGCGCAACCTACGCCGTAACGCGCTCAAGGAGCGCGAAGCCAGCAAGCCGCCGCGTTCCTACCGGGAGCTCTTCAAGGTCCTGCGCGCGCTCTCCCAGCCCGGCCGCGCCGCTGAAGACGAGGACGGCGACTTCGAAGACGAGATCGAGGACGAATAA
- the phnD gene encoding phosphonate ABC transporter substrate-binding protein yields MLRKLLTAAFAVLACASAHAEPQEINFGIISTESASSLRADWQPILEDMEKKTGYKVKAFFANDYAGIIEGMRFNKVQMAWFGNKSAMEAVDRANGEVFAQMTYADGSPGYWSLLITHKDSSFKTLDDVLKRGKEIAYGAGDPQSTSGTLVPGYYLYAANGIDPKTHYKSMRVGNHESNLMAIAAKQVDVAITNTETWEKFQKREPEKAATIRILWKSPLIAADPLVWRNDIPAEMKTKVKAFFLGYGRGDTADAKRELANVNKLTFGVFNDSTNKQLVPFRQLELFKEKAKVEADDKMDAEAKQAKLNEINKKLADLNGQVASTK; encoded by the coding sequence ATGCTTCGCAAACTCTTGACCGCGGCCTTCGCGGTACTCGCCTGTGCCTCGGCGCACGCGGAACCGCAGGAAATCAACTTCGGCATCATTTCCACCGAATCGGCCTCCAGCCTCAGGGCGGACTGGCAGCCGATCCTGGAGGACATGGAGAAGAAGACCGGCTACAAGGTGAAGGCCTTCTTCGCCAACGACTATGCCGGCATCATCGAGGGCATGCGCTTCAACAAGGTGCAGATGGCCTGGTTCGGCAACAAGTCGGCCATGGAAGCGGTCGATCGCGCCAACGGCGAAGTGTTCGCCCAGATGACCTACGCCGATGGCTCGCCCGGTTACTGGTCGCTCCTGATCACCCACAAGGACAGCAGCTTCAAGACCCTGGACGACGTGCTCAAGCGCGGCAAGGAGATCGCCTACGGCGCCGGTGATCCGCAATCGACCTCCGGCACCCTGGTGCCCGGCTACTACCTCTACGCCGCCAACGGCATCGATCCCAAGACCCACTACAAGTCGATGCGCGTCGGCAACCACGAATCGAACCTGATGGCCATCGCTGCCAAGCAGGTTGATGTCGCCATCACCAACACCGAGACCTGGGAGAAGTTCCAGAAGCGTGAGCCGGAAAAGGCCGCCACCATCCGCATCCTGTGGAAGTCGCCGCTGATCGCTGCCGATCCGCTGGTCTGGCGCAACGACATCCCGGCCGAGATGAAGACCAAGGTGAAGGCCTTCTTCCTTGGCTACGGTCGCGGCGACACGGCGGACGCCAAGCGCGAACTCGCCAACGTGAACAAGCTGACTTTCGGCGTGTTCAACGATTCCACCAACAAGCAACTCGTCCCCTTCCGCCAGCTCGAGCTCTTCAAGGAGAAGGCCAAGGTCGAGGCCGACGACAAGATGGATGCCGAGGCCAAGCAGGCCAAGCTCAACGAAATCAACAAGAAGCTCGCCGACCTCAACGGTCAGGTCGCGTCGACCAAGTAA
- a CDS encoding TRAP transporter large permease subunit: MMAFLIHNMAPIIFGSMVLLLLLGYPVAFTLAAVGVIFGLIGIELGLLGPTLFQALPDRIWGVMSNETLLAIPFFTFMGLILERSGMAEDLLETIGQLFGPVRGGLAYAVILVGAMLAATTGVVAASVISMGLISLPIMLRYGYDKRLASGVIAASGTLAQIIPPSLVLIIMADQLGRSVGDMYKGAFIPGLVLTGLYMAYVFATTMARPQWAPALPPEARTLREPDGRSGIVSLILLLVAAVAAAVAFEYFHYANKESPLDEKIVITTAVGVFLAFALSVLNRGLKLRLLSVMAERVTFVLIPPLLLIFLVLGTIFLGIATPTEGGAMGATGALILALLRRRLNLGLLRQALESTAKLTAFVVFILVGARVFSLTFYGVDGHKWVEELLIDLPGGQVGFLITVNILVFVLAFFLDFFELSFILVPLLGPVAEKLGIDLIWFGVLLGVNMQTSFMHPPFGFALFFLRSVAPKSVKTTDIYWGAVPFVVIQIIMVALVIAFPRMVTVGLGEQQKIDEDKVHIEIPQDGGGIDIPPPGSEERNDDAPPLITPEK; the protein is encoded by the coding sequence ATGATGGCCTTCCTCATCCACAACATGGCGCCGATCATCTTCGGCAGCATGGTGCTTCTGCTGCTGCTCGGCTACCCGGTCGCCTTCACGCTGGCTGCGGTCGGCGTGATCTTCGGGCTCATCGGTATCGAACTGGGCCTGCTGGGGCCGACGCTCTTCCAGGCGCTGCCCGATCGCATCTGGGGGGTGATGAGCAACGAGACGCTATTGGCGATCCCGTTCTTCACCTTCATGGGCCTGATACTTGAGCGAAGCGGCATGGCCGAGGACCTGCTGGAGACCATCGGCCAGCTCTTCGGGCCGGTGCGCGGCGGTCTTGCCTACGCGGTGATCCTGGTTGGCGCGATGCTCGCCGCGACCACCGGCGTGGTGGCGGCCTCGGTGATCTCCATGGGCCTGATCTCGCTGCCCATCATGCTGCGCTACGGCTACGACAAGCGGCTCGCCTCGGGCGTGATCGCGGCCTCCGGCACCCTGGCCCAGATCATTCCGCCCTCGCTGGTGCTGATCATCATGGCCGACCAGCTCGGCCGTTCCGTGGGCGACATGTACAAGGGGGCCTTCATTCCCGGCCTGGTGCTCACGGGCCTCTACATGGCCTATGTGTTCGCGACCACCATGGCGCGCCCGCAATGGGCGCCGGCGCTACCGCCCGAGGCGCGGACCCTGCGCGAGCCGGACGGTCGCAGCGGCATCGTGTCGCTGATCCTGCTGCTCGTCGCGGCGGTCGCGGCGGCCGTGGCCTTCGAGTACTTCCACTATGCGAACAAGGAGTCGCCGCTGGACGAGAAGATCGTCATCACCACGGCGGTGGGCGTCTTCCTCGCTTTTGCGCTCTCGGTGCTGAACCGCGGACTCAAGCTGCGCCTGCTGTCGGTCATGGCCGAGCGCGTGACCTTCGTGCTGATTCCGCCCCTCCTGCTGATCTTCCTGGTGCTGGGCACCATATTCCTTGGCATCGCCACGCCCACCGAGGGCGGCGCCATGGGGGCGACCGGCGCGCTGATCCTCGCCTTGCTGCGCAGGCGCCTGAATTTGGGCCTGCTGCGCCAGGCGCTCGAATCCACCGCCAAGCTCACCGCCTTCGTGGTCTTCATCCTGGTGGGCGCGCGCGTCTTCAGCCTGACCTTCTACGGCGTGGACGGTCACAAGTGGGTGGAGGAGCTGCTGATCGACCTGCCCGGCGGCCAGGTGGGTTTCCTGATCACGGTGAACATCCTGGTCTTCGTGCTGGCCTTCTTCCTCGACTTCTTCGAACTCTCCTTCATCCTCGTGCCGCTGCTCGGGCCGGTGGCGGAAAAGCTAGGGATCGACCTGATCTGGTTCGGGGTGCTGCTGGGGGTGAACATGCAGACCTCCTTCATGCATCCGCCCTTCGGCTTCGCGCTGTTCTTCCTGCGTTCGGTGGCGCCCAAGTCGGTGAAGACCACGGACATCTACTGGGGGGCCGTGCCCTTCGTGGTGATCCAGATCATCATGGTGGCGCTGGTGATCGCCTTCCCGCGGATGGTGACCGTGGGCCTGGGCGAGCAGCAGAAGATCGATGAGGACAAGGTGCATATCGAGATCCCGCAGGATGGCGGCGGTATCGACATCCCGCCGCCGGGCTCGGAAGAGCGCAACGACGATGCGCCGCCCCTGATCACGCCGGAGAAATAG
- the pmbA gene encoding metalloprotease PmbA — MSAHKGFSFSQDQLREIAQDVLRYAREGGASASDVDVTEGWGHSVSVRQREIDTLEYNRDKGVSITVYLGQRRGHASTSDFSASALQDTVKAALSIARFTAEDPAAGLPEAATLAREPRELSLYHPWEVEVTDSIELARRCEAAGLEVSDEIANSEGASVSTQQSQFVMANSLGFCEGFSSSRHSLGCSLIASRDDEMQRDDWWVSKRNAAELPDVEAVGEYAARRALARLGSRKLATCEAPVLFEAPLATGLLGHFVSAASGGALYRRTSFLLDQLGEQIFSKNVTLIDDPFLQRGLGSGWFDDEGVATQQRTVVDQGMLKGWFLSTYSGRKLGLASTGNSGGSHNLMLQPGKEGFNALLRRMGRGLLVTELLGSGVNYVTGDYSRGAAGFWVEDGEIAYPVEEITIAGNLRDMFRNIEACGSDLLVRGGKICGSILIGNMTIAGD, encoded by the coding sequence ATGTCCGCACACAAAGGTTTCAGCTTCAGCCAGGACCAATTGCGCGAGATCGCACAAGACGTGCTGCGCTACGCCCGCGAAGGCGGCGCGAGCGCATCCGATGTCGACGTCACCGAAGGCTGGGGACATTCGGTCAGCGTGCGCCAGCGCGAGATCGACACGCTGGAGTACAACCGCGACAAGGGTGTCTCGATCACGGTGTACCTCGGCCAGCGCCGCGGCCATGCGAGCACCTCGGACTTCTCCGCCTCCGCCCTGCAGGACACCGTGAAGGCCGCGCTGTCGATCGCCCGCTTCACGGCCGAAGACCCGGCGGCCGGCCTGCCCGAGGCAGCCACGCTCGCCCGCGAGCCGCGCGAGCTCTCGCTCTACCACCCCTGGGAAGTCGAAGTCACCGATTCGATCGAACTCGCGCGGCGCTGCGAGGCCGCCGGCCTCGAGGTCAGCGACGAGATTGCCAACTCCGAGGGCGCTTCGGTCTCGACCCAGCAATCGCAGTTCGTCATGGCCAACAGCCTGGGCTTCTGCGAGGGCTTCAGCAGCTCGCGCCATTCGCTCGGCTGCTCCTTGATCGCCAGCCGCGACGACGAGATGCAGCGCGACGACTGGTGGGTGTCCAAGCGCAACGCGGCCGAGCTGCCGGATGTCGAGGCCGTGGGCGAATACGCCGCGCGCCGCGCGCTGGCGCGCCTGGGCTCGCGCAAGCTCGCCACCTGCGAGGCGCCCGTGCTCTTCGAAGCGCCGCTGGCCACGGGCCTGCTCGGCCACTTCGTCTCGGCTGCGAGTGGCGGCGCGCTGTACCGGCGCACGTCCTTCCTTCTGGATCAGCTGGGCGAACAGATCTTCTCGAAGAACGTGACCCTCATCGATGACCCCTTCCTGCAACGGGGCCTGGGCAGTGGCTGGTTCGACGACGAAGGCGTGGCCACACAGCAGCGCACGGTGGTCGACCAGGGCATGCTCAAGGGCTGGTTCCTGTCCACCTACTCCGGCCGCAAGCTTGGGCTCGCCAGCACGGGCAACTCCGGCGGCTCTCACAACCTGATGCTGCAGCCGGGCAAGGAAGGCTTCAATGCCCTGCTGCGTCGCATGGGCCGGGGCCTGCTGGTCACCGAGCTGCTGGGCTCGGGCGTGAATTACGTGACCGGCGACTACTCGCGCGGCGCAGCGGGCTTCTGGGTCGAGGACGGCGAGATCGCCTACCCGGTCGAGGAAATCACCATCGCGGGCAACCTGCGCGACATGTTCCGCAACATCGAGGCCTGCGGTAGCGACCTGCTGGTGCGTGGGGGCAAGATCTGCGGCTCCATCCTGATCGGCAACATGACAATCGCGGGGGACTGA
- a CDS encoding histidine phosphatase family protein, producing MPTRLCLTRHGETDWNRERRIQGHTDIALNPTGQEQARLLADGLRDEAFDAIYASDLTRAFQTASACAQRLGLEVQPEPALRERHYGDFQGLTYAEAEVRFPDAYAAFHRRDPAAEFPGGGESLLRFYARVARVLDMLADRHRGGTLLVVTHGGVLDMAHRLASTLPLTHKRDFALSNATMNWLLREDGRWQILAWDERAHLDETTDELPG from the coding sequence ATGCCGACCCGTTTGTGCCTTACCCGCCACGGTGAAACCGACTGGAACCGCGAACGCCGCATCCAGGGCCACACCGACATCGCACTCAATCCCACCGGCCAGGAGCAGGCACGCCTGCTGGCCGACGGCCTGCGTGACGAAGCCTTCGACGCGATTTACGCGAGCGACCTTACGCGCGCCTTTCAGACCGCCTCGGCCTGCGCCCAGCGCCTGGGCCTGGAAGTACAGCCCGAACCTGCCTTGCGCGAGCGCCACTACGGCGACTTCCAGGGCCTGACCTATGCCGAGGCCGAGGTCCGCTTCCCGGACGCGTACGCGGCCTTCCACCGGCGCGACCCTGCCGCGGAATTCCCCGGGGGTGGCGAGAGCCTGTTGCGCTTCTATGCCCGCGTCGCGCGGGTGCTCGACATGCTGGCCGACCGCCACCGTGGCGGCACGCTGCTGGTCGTGACCCACGGCGGCGTGCTGGACATGGCGCATCGTCTGGCCTCGACACTGCCGCTGACCCACAAGCGCGACTTCGCGCTCAGCAATGCCACCATGAACTGGCTGCTGCGTGAGGACGGTCGTTGGCAGATCCTTGCCTGGGATGAACGCGCCCATCTGGACGAAACCACGGACGAGTTGCCGGGCTAA
- a CDS encoding TerC family protein, with protein sequence MQTIGTWWMWGGFFALVLGFIAMDLFLLGGRKAHRVGFREAAGWSVFWVGISLAFGAAIWFYLDGSAGRETANRIFAEYLTGYVIEKALAVDNVFVWLMIFGHFAVPLELQRRVLLYGVLGALILRTGMIFGGAWLIAQFHWLLYVFGAFLLFTGVKMLVTRDAEPDLAGNPLLRWMRRHLRVTATIENERFSVIREGKRWLTPLFVVLMLVEISDVIFAVDSIPAIFAITTDPFVVLTSNVFAILGLRAMYFLLAGMADRFVYLKPALACVLTFIGVKMVSMDWVKIPIGISLSVVASMIAIGVIASLWHTRRSAAQAR encoded by the coding sequence ATGCAGACAATCGGCACCTGGTGGATGTGGGGCGGATTCTTCGCTCTGGTGCTGGGGTTCATCGCGATGGACCTCTTCCTCCTCGGCGGTCGCAAGGCGCACCGCGTGGGCTTCAGGGAGGCCGCTGGCTGGTCGGTGTTCTGGGTGGGGATCTCGCTCGCCTTCGGCGCCGCGATCTGGTTCTACCTCGACGGCTCGGCCGGCCGCGAGACCGCAAACCGGATCTTTGCCGAGTACCTCACCGGCTACGTGATCGAAAAGGCGCTGGCGGTCGACAACGTCTTCGTCTGGCTGATGATCTTCGGCCACTTCGCCGTGCCGCTCGAACTTCAACGCCGCGTCCTGCTTTACGGCGTGCTCGGCGCGCTGATCCTGCGCACCGGCATGATTTTCGGCGGTGCCTGGCTGATCGCGCAGTTCCACTGGCTGCTCTATGTGTTCGGTGCCTTCCTGCTCTTCACCGGCGTGAAGATGCTCGTCACGCGCGACGCGGAGCCGGATCTCGCCGGCAACCCGCTGCTGCGCTGGATGCGCAGGCACCTGCGCGTCACCGCGACGATCGAGAACGAGCGCTTCAGCGTGATCCGCGAAGGCAAGCGCTGGCTCACGCCGCTCTTCGTCGTGCTGATGCTGGTGGAGATCTCGGACGTGATCTTCGCGGTGGACTCGATCCCCGCAATCTTCGCGATCACCACCGACCCCTTCGTCGTGCTGACCTCGAACGTGTTCGCAATCCTGGGCCTGCGCGCGATGTACTTCCTGCTCGCTGGCATGGCGGACCGCTTCGTGTATCTGAAGCCGGCGCTCGCCTGCGTGCTCACCTTCATCGGCGTGAAGATGGTGAGCATGGACTGGGTGAAGATCCCGATCGGCATCTCGCTCTCGGTGGTCGCGAGCATGATCGCGATCGGCGTGATCGCCAGCCTCTGGCACACCCGGCGCAGTGCGGCCCAGGCCCGCTAG
- the phnE gene encoding phosphonate ABC transporter, permease protein PhnE, whose protein sequence is MQTSSAPPRFDASGGLPRARLSSLLLWGIVLGILVWSWRGAEMRPLMLWTDAGNMLHYAEDFFPPNFADWRIYVSEMIVTVQVAIWGTVLAVICAIPLSLLCSANITPAWVYQPMRRLMDAARAINEMVFAMLFIVAVGLGPFAGVLALWVHTTGVLAKLFSEAVESIDPRPVEGIRATGANALEEIIYGVIPQVVPLWVSYALYRFESNVRSASVVGMVGAGGIGVVLYEVIRSFEYAQTSAVMLIIIGFVTLIDIVSARIRRGLL, encoded by the coding sequence ATGCAGACTTCGAGCGCTCCGCCCCGCTTCGACGCGAGTGGCGGCCTGCCGCGTGCGCGCCTCTCCAGCCTCCTGCTGTGGGGCATCGTCCTGGGCATTCTCGTGTGGTCCTGGCGCGGCGCGGAGATGCGCCCGCTGATGTTGTGGACCGACGCGGGCAACATGCTGCATTACGCGGAGGACTTCTTTCCGCCGAATTTCGCGGACTGGCGCATCTACGTCTCCGAGATGATCGTCACCGTGCAGGTCGCCATCTGGGGCACCGTGCTGGCGGTGATCTGCGCCATTCCGCTGAGCCTGTTGTGCTCGGCCAATATCACGCCGGCCTGGGTCTACCAGCCGATGCGCCGGCTCATGGATGCGGCGCGCGCGATCAACGAGATGGTGTTCGCCATGCTCTTCATCGTGGCGGTCGGACTGGGGCCGTTCGCCGGTGTGCTCGCGCTCTGGGTGCACACCACCGGTGTGCTGGCCAAGCTTTTCTCCGAGGCGGTCGAGTCGATCGACCCGCGCCCGGTGGAGGGCATTCGCGCCACCGGTGCCAACGCGCTGGAAGAGATCATCTACGGCGTGATCCCGCAGGTCGTGCCGCTGTGGGTCTCCTATGCGCTCTACCGCTTCGAGTCGAATGTGCGTTCGGCCTCGGTGGTGGGCATGGTCGGCGCGGGCGGGATTGGCGTTGTGCTCTACGAAGTGATCCGCAGCTTCGAATACGCGCAGACCAGCGCGGTGATGCTGATCATCATCGGCTTCGTGACCTTGATCGACATCGTGTCGGCGCGCATCCGCAGAGGGCTGCTGTGA
- a CDS encoding TRAP transporter substrate-binding protein: MERRSFLKSAGAGLAVGAAATPALAADLPTIKWRLASSFPKSLDTIYGAAEVVAKRVAEATGGKFQIQVFAAGEIVPGPGVCDAVKDGTVEMGHTCSYYFVGKDPTFAFDTAIPFGLNSRQQTAWMLQGGGLALMREFFREYNIYSIPTGNTGVQMGGWYRKEIKSLEDLAGLKMRIAGFAGQVMAKLGAVPQQIPGGDIYPALEKGTIDAAEWVGPYDDEKLGFNKVAKYYYYPGWWEGGPQITSYVNLKHWEALPKEYQSILESACLYAHSDMQAEYDAKNPAALKRLYAGGTQLRPFPKEVMEAAYKAAFELYEEVSGKNPKFKKIYDAWKKFREDQIMWFGVAEDRFDGFLQQVRAKK, encoded by the coding sequence ATGGAGCGTCGTTCATTCCTGAAGTCTGCGGGCGCCGGCCTGGCGGTTGGTGCCGCGGCTACGCCGGCATTGGCAGCCGATCTGCCGACCATCAAATGGCGCCTGGCGTCGAGCTTCCCGAAGAGCCTGGACACCATCTACGGAGCGGCAGAGGTTGTGGCCAAGCGCGTCGCCGAAGCCACCGGCGGCAAGTTCCAGATCCAGGTCTTTGCCGCGGGCGAGATCGTGCCCGGCCCGGGCGTCTGCGATGCCGTCAAGGACGGCACGGTGGAAATGGGCCACACCTGCTCCTACTACTTCGTCGGCAAGGATCCGACCTTCGCCTTCGACACCGCCATCCCCTTCGGCCTCAACAGCCGCCAGCAAACGGCCTGGATGCTGCAGGGCGGCGGCCTCGCGCTGATGCGCGAGTTCTTCCGCGAGTACAACATCTACAGCATCCCCACGGGCAACACCGGCGTGCAGATGGGCGGCTGGTACCGCAAGGAGATCAAGTCGCTGGAAGACCTCGCGGGCCTGAAGATGCGCATCGCGGGCTTCGCCGGCCAGGTCATGGCCAAGCTGGGCGCCGTGCCGCAGCAGATTCCCGGTGGCGACATCTATCCGGCGCTGGAAAAAGGCACCATCGACGCGGCCGAGTGGGTCGGCCCCTATGACGACGAAAAGCTGGGCTTCAACAAGGTCGCCAAGTACTACTACTACCCTGGCTGGTGGGAAGGTGGCCCGCAGATCACGAGCTATGTGAACCTCAAGCACTGGGAGGCCCTGCCCAAGGAATACCAGTCCATTCTTGAGTCCGCCTGCCTCTACGCGCACTCCGACATGCAGGCCGAGTACGACGCCAAGAACCCGGCGGCGCTCAAGCGGCTCTACGCTGGCGGCACCCAGTTGCGCCCCTTCCCCAAGGAAGTGATGGAAGCGGCCTACAAGGCTGCCTTCGAGCTCTACGAGGAAGTCTCCGGCAAGAACCCGAAGTTCAAGAAGATCTACGACGCCTGGAAGAAATTCCGCGAAGACCAGATCATGTGGTTCGGGGTGGCGGAAGACCGTTTCGACGGCTTCCTGCAGCAGGTGCGCGCGAAGAAATAA
- the phnC gene encoding phosphonate ABC transporter ATP-binding protein has translation MHAIKVSGLSKTFGSRKVLDDVSLTLAPGEMVALIGASGSGKSTLLRHLSGFIAGDAGEVRIMGELVQDKGRIARRIRRVRSHIGFVFQQFNLVGRLTLLTNVLTGQLHRVPKHRSLFKLFSRAERETGLAALAEVGIDDYAFQRASTLSGGQQQRAAIARALVQGAKVVLADEPIASLDPESSRKVMEILARVNREHGCAVLVSLHQVDVATRYCGRVIAMRAGRVVFDGASSALTPAFLDELYGCEGAGAAFVPASPSSATQSIPEPVAVQAAA, from the coding sequence ATGCATGCAATCAAGGTGAGCGGTCTCTCCAAGACCTTCGGCTCGCGCAAGGTGCTCGATGACGTCAGCCTCACGCTCGCGCCGGGCGAGATGGTGGCGTTGATCGGCGCTTCGGGTTCGGGCAAGTCGACGCTGCTGCGCCATCTGTCCGGCTTCATCGCGGGTGACGCGGGTGAAGTGCGGATCATGGGTGAACTCGTGCAGGACAAGGGCCGCATCGCGCGGCGCATCCGTCGCGTGCGTTCGCACATCGGTTTCGTCTTCCAGCAGTTCAACCTGGTCGGGCGCCTGACGTTGCTGACCAATGTGCTGACCGGGCAGCTGCATCGCGTGCCCAAGCATCGTTCGCTGTTCAAGCTGTTCTCCCGCGCGGAACGCGAAACCGGGCTGGCTGCGCTTGCCGAAGTAGGTATAGACGACTATGCCTTTCAGCGCGCTTCGACCCTCTCTGGCGGGCAGCAGCAACGTGCCGCGATCGCGCGGGCGCTGGTGCAGGGCGCGAAGGTCGTGCTGGCCGACGAGCCGATCGCCTCGCTGGACCCGGAATCCTCGCGCAAGGTCATGGAAATCCTCGCGCGGGTGAATCGCGAACACGGCTGCGCGGTGCTCGTGTCGCTGCACCAGGTCGACGTCGCCACCCGTTACTGCGGGCGCGTCATCGCGATGCGCGCGGGCCGCGTCGTTTTCGACGGGGCATCGAGCGCCCTGACGCCGGCCTTTCTCGATGAACTCTACGGCTGTGAGGGCGCGGGTGCGGCCTTCGTGCCGGCCTCGCCTTCGTCGGCCACCCAGTCGATTCCTGAGCCGGTCGCCGTGCAGGCGGCGGCCTGA